The genomic interval GGCTGGTCGGGCTTGAAGGGCTATGATGCTTGCGGCTGCGCCGACCTCTGGGTCCAGGGAACCCACAAGATACACGGGTCGCTGACTCAGACCGGGCTGCTTCATGTGGCAAGGACCGGCCCGCCCTTATCCGCGGTCCGTCGGGGACTGGACCTGATCGGTACCAGCAGCCCGTCCTTTATCCTGTTGGCTTCGCTCGATTCCGCCCGTCGCTTCTTGGCGCTGAAAGGCCGGGATATGTTCGGGGAACGCCTGCCCGGAATGGCCGACCTGAAAGAGCGATTGGCCCGCCTGGCCGGAGTAGCGGTCCTGACGGACCGGGAGTTGGACGCGGACCGGGCGCTTGACCCCTGGAAGCTGGTCATCGCCCTGAACGGACAGAGCGGCTATGAGTTGGAACGGAGTTTATACGGGCGTTTCGGAATTCAACCGGAGTACGCCGCCGGTGCGCAAGTGACTTTTTTCATGGCGCCTTGGCAGCAAGCGGGAGTTCTGGAGCGCCTCTATCAAGCGGTGGCTGATATCAGCCGCCAAACTGGACAACAAGCTGATTCGCGCAATTTTGGCACTGCTTTTGACATTCCGCCCCTGATCTTGAAACCGCGCGCCGCGGCCTTTGCGCCCCGCCAATCGGTACCCTTGCGGCAGGCCGCGGGGCGGGTCGCCGCCACGACGGTGGCGCCTTATCCGCCGGGTATTCCGGTCCTGGCGCCCGGCGAATTGATTCGTGACCCGGAGATTCAGGGGTTGTTTGAGATTGAACGTCAAGGCGGAA from Hydrogenispora ethanolica carries:
- a CDS encoding aminotransferase class I/II-fold pyridoxal phosphate-dependent enzyme, which produces MNDQSLHKAAPLFEALLRYSRDPGVPFHTPGHKAGLGLEPEWRSLPDWSGLDLTEIAGLAWEPALAEAQELAARLFGAAHSFFLTQGATQGLIGAMLGVFPPGSTVLVARHCHAAVIHGLILADLHPVYVAVDRLPHWGLPAGINRRSLEEALAAHPEASGLVMTNPTYQGIAEPLAPIRRLLAGRILLIDEAHGGHLGWSGLKGYDACGCADLWVQGTHKIHGSLTQTGLLHVARTGPPLSAVRRGLDLIGTSSPSFILLASLDSARRFLALKGRDMFGERLPGMADLKERLARLAGVAVLTDRELDADRALDPWKLVIALNGQSGYELERSLYGRFGIQPEYAAGAQVTFFMAPWQQAGVLERLYQAVADISRQTGQQADSRNFGTAFDIPPLILKPRAAAFAPRQSVPLRQAAGRVAATTVAPYPPGIPVLAPGELIRDPEIQGLFEIERQGGTIRGLDPDGGIAVVKE